The Streptomyces europaeiscabiei genome window below encodes:
- a CDS encoding MFS transporter, translating to MPGHDSDPGHLRARLRTLRIAITAFFALDGFVFAGWVVRIPAIKEQTGASPGALGLALLGVSAGAVITMMLTGRLCRRFGSHPVTVACAVLLSLGVALPPLTHSALALGAVLLVFGAAFGGINVAFNSAAVDLVAALGRPVMPSFHAAFSLGGMLGAGLGSLVAGSLSPTRHLLGITAIGLLVTVVAAPALLRHGPPEPPEPPDRTSEQDARETGPRRLDGRTRGLVVVLGLIAGCTAYGEGALADWGALHLEADLDTSPGVAAIGYSCFALAMTIGRLTGTTLLERLGRTTVLVAGGATAAVGMLLGSLAPSVWATLLGFAVTGLGLANIFPVAIERAGALAGPGGVATASTLGYLGMLLGPPAIGFMAEWISLPAALTSVAVLAAFASGIAFATRHSAAK from the coding sequence GTGCCGGGCCACGACAGCGACCCCGGCCACCTCCGAGCCCGCCTCCGCACCCTCCGCATCGCCATCACCGCCTTCTTCGCCCTCGACGGCTTCGTCTTCGCCGGCTGGGTGGTCAGGATCCCCGCGATCAAGGAGCAGACCGGTGCGTCGCCCGGCGCGCTGGGCCTCGCGCTGCTGGGCGTGTCCGCCGGAGCGGTGATCACGATGATGCTCACCGGCCGGCTCTGCCGCCGCTTCGGCAGCCACCCGGTGACGGTCGCCTGCGCCGTCCTGCTGTCGCTCGGCGTGGCCCTGCCCCCGCTCACCCACTCGGCGCTCGCGCTGGGCGCGGTACTACTGGTCTTCGGCGCGGCCTTCGGCGGGATCAATGTCGCCTTCAACAGCGCCGCCGTGGACCTGGTGGCCGCGCTGGGGCGGCCCGTCATGCCCAGCTTCCACGCCGCGTTCAGCCTCGGCGGCATGCTCGGGGCGGGTCTCGGCAGCCTGGTCGCGGGCTCCCTGTCCCCCACACGCCATCTGCTCGGCATCACCGCGATCGGCCTGCTGGTGACCGTCGTCGCCGCACCCGCCCTGCTGCGCCACGGGCCCCCGGAGCCCCCGGAGCCCCCGGACCGTACCTCCGAGCAGGACGCGCGCGAGACCGGCCCCCGCCGCCTCGACGGCCGTACGCGTGGCCTGGTGGTCGTCCTCGGGCTGATCGCCGGGTGCACGGCCTACGGCGAGGGGGCGCTGGCCGACTGGGGCGCCCTGCACCTGGAGGCGGACCTGGACACCTCGCCCGGCGTCGCGGCCATCGGTTACTCGTGTTTCGCGCTCGCCATGACGATCGGCCGGCTGACCGGGACGACCCTCCTCGAACGCCTGGGCAGGACCACGGTGCTCGTGGCCGGTGGCGCGACCGCGGCGGTCGGCATGCTGCTCGGCTCGCTCGCCCCCTCCGTGTGGGCGACACTGCTCGGCTTCGCGGTCACCGGCCTGGGCCTCGCCAACATCTTCCCCGTCGCCATCGAACGAGCCGGCGCGCTGGCCGGTCCCGGCGGTGTGGCCACCGCCTCCACCCTCGGCTATCTCGGCATGCTCCTCGGCCCGCCCGCGATCGGTTTCATGGCCGAATGGATCTCCCTGCCCGCCGCGCTCACGAGCGTCGCGGTACTCGCCGCGTTCGCCTCCGGCATCGCGTTCGCCACCCGTCACTCGGCCGCCAAATGA
- the tgmA gene encoding putative ATP-grasp-modified RiPP, giving the protein MRLFVLNYARAAEQLEFSAPYTYDSGLQLNVLADGRIAAHDQGLMRELGATTSTAGSKTHFDD; this is encoded by the coding sequence ATGCGACTGTTCGTGCTCAACTACGCTCGCGCCGCTGAGCAGTTGGAGTTCAGCGCTCCGTACACCTACGACTCCGGGCTGCAGTTGAACGTGCTCGCCGACGGGCGGATAGCCGCGCATGACCAGGGTCTTATGCGGGAATTGGGGGCGACGACGTCCACTGCGGGATCGAAGACCCATTTCGACGACTGA
- the tgmB gene encoding ATP-grasp ribosomal peptide maturase translates to MTVLILTCEQDVTADLVVAQLHRTGVPVVRLDPADLPGAVSLSGEYVHGSFRGHLSAGGRLVSMGGLRSVWLRRPGVPATRVAEPSPWLTEESSQALYGMLRGTDARWMNDPDAARRARHKPWQLRHAQRCGLPVPATLITTFPQAARDFAERFPDLVVKPVSGTHPQEPARTVPTSRIAPGTDFTAVAFGPTLLQRRIAKTADIRLTVVGDRMLAARKAVAPDAHPDEVDVRFAPSTAPWEPVDVPPRTGTAVRAYLRDAELSYGAFDFAEDAGGIWWFLECNQSGQFGFVEMDTGQPIAHSVAEWLAHEEPEAGARRTGRIRATP, encoded by the coding sequence ATGACGGTGTTGATCCTCACCTGCGAACAGGATGTGACGGCGGACCTGGTGGTGGCACAACTCCACAGGACCGGCGTACCGGTGGTCCGGCTCGACCCCGCCGACCTGCCCGGCGCGGTGTCACTCTCCGGGGAGTACGTGCACGGCTCCTTCCGCGGGCATCTGTCCGCCGGCGGGCGCCTGGTGAGCATGGGCGGGCTGCGGTCCGTCTGGCTGCGCCGGCCCGGCGTTCCCGCCACCCGGGTCGCCGAGCCGTCCCCCTGGCTCACCGAGGAGTCCTCGCAGGCCCTGTACGGCATGTTGCGGGGCACGGACGCCCGGTGGATGAACGACCCGGACGCTGCCCGCAGGGCCCGGCACAAGCCGTGGCAGCTCCGGCACGCCCAGCGCTGCGGGCTCCCCGTACCGGCCACGCTGATCACCACGTTCCCACAGGCCGCCCGTGACTTCGCCGAGCGCTTCCCGGACCTGGTGGTGAAGCCGGTCTCCGGCACCCACCCGCAGGAACCCGCCCGGACGGTCCCCACCAGTCGTATCGCGCCCGGCACCGACTTCACCGCCGTCGCGTTCGGCCCGACGCTGTTGCAGCGCCGGATCGCCAAGACCGCCGACATCCGGCTCACCGTCGTCGGCGACCGCATGCTGGCCGCCCGCAAGGCGGTCGCCCCGGACGCGCACCCCGACGAGGTGGACGTCCGCTTCGCCCCCTCCACCGCGCCCTGGGAGCCTGTGGACGTCCCGCCACGCACGGGCACGGCCGTGCGCGCCTACCTCCGCGACGCCGAACTCTCCTACGGGGCCTTCGACTTCGCGGAGGACGCGGGCGGGATCTGGTGGTTTCTGGAGTGCAACCAGTCCGGCCAGTTCGGGTTCGTGGAGATGGACACCGGTCAGCCGATCGCCCACAGCGTCGCCGAGTGGCTGGCGCACGAGGAACCGGAGGCGGGCGCGCGCCGCACCGGCCGGATCCGGGCGACGCCCTGA